In Malus sylvestris chromosome 2, drMalSylv7.2, whole genome shotgun sequence, the genomic stretch CATTTATGTGATTAAATCTACATGAAGAATACCAATTTACATGAAGAATATTAGGCTTCCAAACTTAATGCGTGTGATGTCTCTATGACGAACGTGACTAGTTCATGTTAATTTGTACTTATTTAGGTGGGATTTGAGTATTGAACCCTTGCCTTATGTACTTAATCACATCTTTTAAGTTGCCCAAACTCTCAATTTCTTTGCGGCAGTGCGCAGTCAAACAACATAGCCTTGCCCCCACATTTGAAggaaatatcattttttttttgtcgaaggAAATATCATATCAATTGGGCAATTTCATGGGTGGAGAAGCTGTTGAGAGCCTGCATGCAAATGAATAGGATGAAGTTGTTGCCACTATAGATTGTAAAAGAGTTAAGGATACTGAGGATGATTGTAAAAGAGTACTGCATTCTCGGTAGAGTGCTTCATGCGTAAGGATGACAACGGTTCGGATCGAAAACTTTTGCACTCTTATTTATTTAACCGTGAAAAATATTGGTACACATAACCACAAATTAATCATTTACATGATAACGAATTTCTCATCATTTAACTTTACTGGTTTACCCATTTCACCCAtaacaaaacagaaaaaacaatttttttgtaattaatagaaacaaaaaaccCCAGATTTAATCACATTATGTCAATCACGGTCTAGTTGTATTCCTCTtcgcttgtaagtgagaggtgtTAGGtccgattctcgtcaaagacgaatttgaatcatattaatGCTAACTTAGCACACTCCCACCAAACACCCACCCTCTCAGTCTCTCTCGTCTCGAAGCAATAGCGGCAAGCATGCAACTCTCTCAAACCAAAGAACAAAGCCTCCCTCCACCACACAAATACGGCCAGCCACCACCACACACAACCACAAGCCACCACGATCCGGCGATTCTCCATTTCCCTCTCTCAGACTATCTCTTTCTAGGAGTCGGCGTCTCTCTCGACGATTTCTACAACAACGGCGAGCTAAGAACTCTCCGTCTCGCATTTTGATTTTTCATCATTTACCGTCGCTTCTTATTCTCTGAAACGGAAGAGACCCCCGATGATTGAGATCCCGAACGTCATGCAAGAAATTAAAAGCGAGAAGCCCTGGTAATCCTCTTTATTTAGGGATTTgggattaattttttatttaggaTGCATGTTGAATTAGGGATTTATGATTTAGGGCTTTTGATTGGTGCtgcatttggatttggatttctgGATTAATTTTATGTGGATTTGGTTGATTTGGATTTCTGatattggatttggatttgggtttgatttgtttATGAGGCAAATTCCTATTGAATTGAAATTCCGAACTGTACGACCGAATCCAGAAACTTGTTTGAGAacaccgaaatttcggttcggttttgatTTTCAGAATCCCATCCCGATAAAGATTGGTTGGAGATTCGACTGATCGGGATGGCGATTCGTACCACCACTAGTTTTGATCAGGTCTTGAAAGAAGTTTGATTATGGAGCATGCATATTCACTTTCTACTTGTGCAATCTGACTTTTAGAAGACGCATATACTTCAACACCTCTGCTTACATTAGTAAGCGAGGTGGACAACTCTAAGGCGTGCAGTGGTGAATTGCATATTGATTTACTGCTAAAACAAGGacaggaaaataaataaaaatagaaaaaactaATAAATATATGCAATACCTAACAAAGCCTACTGGCATGCACGCAACACGCACGCACACATGAGACACACGTGTGTCACAGTGCGGAAACTCTAGCAGCCAGCTCATTAGACAAtttccaacccttgggctaaaagctaatTTTTTAAGCCCAGAAAATTTAGTCTTTAGCttagaaacagtttttctgctcTAATCCttctagcctaaaattttagtccaggattattaaagaatgaacttaggctaatttttttcttaaattaacatttaaaaaaaattatgtagactatcgtaaattaattttatgaacattttaatataaaaatatttaaattccgataaatattgaaaaatcactaaattgatacatgaaacactatggaagaatatgaaaatTATGATAAAGATGTATAAGcacaaaatacataaaacacACAAGACACACAGAACACATGTGAAacacatacaaaacacatgtgaaggacatacaaaacacatgatagagatgaaacacacacaaaacacatgtGAAACACATGACACACACGAAACACATACAAAATACATACAAAGCAAGcattcaactttcaccaatcgGTCAACTTTCACCAAACTTTTAACTTTCACGAATcattcaactttcaccaatctttcaactttcatcaatcatcctctatataaaCACAGGTTGAATATCAGTTGATCGCACAATCTTTCAAccttcaatcatcctctatattcaccaatctttcaactttcaaagtgtttttgtttcctaaaaatcctcaatatctcatcaatgaGTGATAGAAAAAGGCGTAGCAGGGCAATGCAGATGGCACAATACAAAGCAAGCCTTGACATTGAGGATACATAAATGATCAACGCAGAAGCTAAACTTGCAAACTTGCTTATACAATATGAGCATCATGCCAAATCTAGCTATCGTAGTTCTGTTACCGAGCGTTCATTTGTGCAGCATGATAGAGATGAGTGTCATGACCGAATGATGAAAGATTATTTCATCGAGTTGTtggatttaattattttagccgttggattcaaattggggccgttagatcttttttaaGCCCAGAAAATTTGGCCTTTAGCCTAGAAATAGTTTTTCTACTCTAACCCTTCaggcctaaaattttagtccAAGATTATTGTAGGGGGATGTGGAGTGCTCGGCGGCGGGAACTTTGAGCCTCTTCATCCTCCCAATCGAAGGGTGAGGTGACAGCTTTGACAACAGAGGTGACCGACCTTAGGACTGAGCTAGCCTCGTATAATAGCCCGATGTCACTAATTGTATAGGCCCTCAGTCAGTCCCGCATTCGTCTCCTAGATATTCGTCCCCTATCGATGTGCTAGCCCCTCCAACTTGAGCATGCCCAGAACTCTGCCCCTTCGACCTCTGAGCCTGTCCTTAACCCCAACCCCTTCTTGCCCCAATCTTTCCATTCACATGTGAACAACGACCCTGTAGATTATTCCACATTTTTTTCTTAGTTGTTTAGTCCcttacttttaaatttttttctttgtgcatacattttatttttattttaattattttatttatttttattttattattttattataaaattaaacaaatataattttttttttttacgaataATAGCTTCGTCGTGCATACTTTTTTGCACTAACTCActttcgtcgcacaaagtttTTAGACATGAATATTAGTCGTTCTAGGTTTGTATCCTGGTATTTTGTGTGACGAACATATTCgtttctaaaaatttggtgcAATGAATGAGGAATTGTCATGCTTTATTTTCCGCGACCAATGCTTTTGTTCATCGCGCAGAGTCTTTCTTCACGATCTTTGCGCGACTGATTCTGCATGACGAAGTTTTCATCGCACATACGTTTGTGCGACGCTATTAAACTTTACGCGACCAATTTATGTTCGTCGCACTAAATGTTAAACGTGGTAGTGATtaatttttactttaatttgaGTCTCAACTCAATTCAAGTTCaacaaacttttaataaaatgGGGCTTAAAATTTTAACTAGAATGAACGAGCCAAGGAGAtctcaaaaccctaaattacGAGTGGGTGGGAAGAATATTTGAGTGCTTGTAATTGTTGCTCCATATGATTCTACAGTAAGCAAGGCTCCTATCACACGTGTGATTAGTTTGCTTTTGTGTTCTTGATCGCTTATATATCATTTTGCTCTTATTGGTTTGAGGGAATAAAGGCTCAAACTTCCTGACATTTTCATGATACTTCAAGAAATCCATTGAAAACTGACTAAATTGTCTAACAAATGGGCAATTTGATTCTTATTGTTGGAGGAAAGATCAGCAGTTTTCAGTTATACTGCAGAAAGGAAGAATACAGGAGAATATATATGGAGGATGACTTTTGAGCGGCAActgaaatttaattttattgctttcaattttttattacaaCACTAGGCCAATCTTATTATTGGCTATTTTTTAATAACATTCAGACCTTTGGATAACAGCTATAACTCTTGGATAAGTTCCAAGAGACACAACTCTACATTACAGAAAGTGCATTACGTTTAACACTCACATCATTGACATGATCCTAGTTGATCTAAGGTTGTTACATATATCCTCCTTAGGTTCCTGAGTAATCCTCTCTAGTTCCTGCTGAAATCTCTCCATGGCCGAGGATGGCAAACACATTGGTACCAATATTCCATCCTCtgtgttgtttttgtgttgaacGTAGAAGCTAATCAAATCCAAGGCCTTGACGGGTCCAGCAAATACCGGCTGTCCCCATCCAAAATTGACATCTCCAAAACCTACACGCGTATTATCAGAAACTATTAAATAACTTCCTGTCGATGAATATTGAGGTCGCCCTCTTAGTACCAAAAGATCTGCCACTGATCTTAAGTATTCTTCATTCATGGTAGCTTTAGCCTTCTTCACCAACTCCAAAGCATATCCCAGTGGATTTTTGCATAGAGGTTCAGCCTTCGAAATTGCAGCTGGAAATGCAAATGCATTGCCATAGTATCCCAAGGGAAGACATACATTGTTGTGCTTTCCTCGTGCATTGACAATGCATGAAACTCGAACAGCCTCTTTTGGATTAATGTTAAGTGCAAGAGTGCGACATTTCCACAAACAAGCTGTGATCAAGTCAAAtgtggagcaagtggaaattaGGTGGGGTGGAATCTGTTTTCGAAGGACTCTCATCTCCTTGGCACCAAAGTAGAAAGATCGTTGAACCATGTTTGACTGGTTACTGGATGCGTATGAGCCATCAGAATGACCAATCACGTCTTCATATTCATGATGAGCACATGTAATTCTTGGTGGATCTCGAGCGAacaagagctctctctcccacaCTGGTAGAATAGATGGTGCATGTGCGCCTCTTGCCATCTCCGCGATGGCGGTCAGGAACAAGAGCAATCCAGCTGCATCACACATTGTGTGGTTTAGGCGCAATGCAAGTATGAAACCTCCACATGTAAGACAGGTCACCTGCATATTGCAAAaattttcttgatcatcataTTCGTGCTAGTTAACAATTCTTTCGAAGaaaagaccaaaaaaaaaaaaaaccatctaaATTAGATGATCTAATTAGGAaacaaaaatttcataaaaattagGAATAAAATTCAAGGAAGATGGAGTCTCTTTGAAAGAGTCTCCTGCCTGTTGTAGTTACTTGAAAGAATCTTTAAATATAGAGGAATTTAGACAAAACGTTTATAGAAGGGAAAAATTTAGACAGAAGACAAAGAGGACGACATGACGACATGCAAAAAACCTAGAAGAAGAACGGCAAAGGAAAACCTACACAATAAAGGTGATGTGAGAGTGGTAGAAAACCTAGGACTAATTAGGCAGATACCATGTAGAAATATAATTTCCTCAATTCGGTGTGTATACAAATTTTACAATGTATAGGGTTAAACATAAGGATTGTAGAAGAAAAATTAGTTtcgaaaaataatgaaaagcgTCTCATAATCTTTTCTTTCCAAAACCACCTAATGACTTTCTTTAATTATAAGAACAAAGAGGCGTGGTAGTATCGTAGATAAGTTCAAGTTTGGGTGTGGTGGTGGTATGATAAATTTTTGTTTATGAAATAGGTTGCCAATTTtatgaaaaagttaaaaacaattGCTGTGCCACCAAACTTCAACTTATTTACAATATTGTTAGTGCTTTCTTGTTTATATCCTTATTTGTCATTAAAAATATCATATGTTGTTGATTGCACTAATTTCTTACAAAAAATCTATGGGGTGTGTATGCGATCTTAACGCAAAAAACACTACTCGTACCCTTAACctacttcaatttttttgtaaagaaTTAATGGCTATGACCAAATAtgaatattaaaaactaaataacatgtaattgataattaattgaCTCACCTGAACCAGCACCAAAGGACAACCAATAATTCCATCAGAGCCTGGAAAATtaaataagaactcctctaagAGTGGACAAGGGGGTAAAATTTTGTCTCCTAGTTGCTCAAGTGTGACATCAGCAGAAGCCTCGATGAACAAGATACCTTCACCATTGCAATCGACCACGAGCTTTCTGTTAGGCCCTTCCCTAAGCCTTCCAGCTAAAGGGTAGTAATACACTAATGCTCTACTTAAGGCTTCCCTAATCACCTTAACGGGATTACGATTTTTATTAAGTGAAGGGTTGTCTTTGTAACACATTATGATTGGAACTTGAAATCTCAAGAATTCTTGGTCGTCAATATCTGAGAGAAACTTTGTTTCTTGAGGCGTTGGCTTTGCCGGAGTTATAAGTTCCGGCTGCAATCGTTTCACATGAAGGACTGCTAGTGGCATCATTTCAGTAACGAGCTTAAGAACCAGCAAAAGATCAAAGGAATTGGAACTTTTATTTTGTGGTATGCATGCTAACTAGTTAGTGCTTAAGTACTTATATAGCGTTATGCAGATGCTCTAGGGTTCCCGAATCTTCCGTCCAAGTTTCCACCTGTTGTGAATGTGATTGTTTTCCTTTCCATTAAAAATGTTGTTAGAAAGAAACGTTTAAATCACGCAATCAACATGGACTGCAAAGAAAAACATCATGTTGAGAGGTATGTGCATGGGACAATTCACAGTTCTTACCACAGATTCGCACATATACATTAAtactgaatttcatttcaaCATCAGAAAACTGAATACTAACAGGGATATGGGGACAGGTGTGACTTTTGTAAAACATCGATTAGACGTCTGCTATAAAGGCAAACATTGTTGGAAGCACGTAAAGTGTTGTTGGGGCTATAAAGGAAAACATTGTTGGGAGCACGTCAAGTGTTGGGCTATAAAGGAAAATATTGTTAGCATATTAGCACGGGAGAATATTGTTTCACATAGCGTGGAGCACGTCAAGTGTTGGGTTTCATACTTAAGATAATATGTTCTGATATCACAACGAAAGTTAAAGTTCTATCGCCATTTAGTATTgtagtctagtggtattcctcttcacttataactgagagattttaggtttaattctcgtcaaaggcaaatttgaacaacattattatTAGTCTATTGTGAGTCTAAACCCGTCATTTTTCTCTCAGTATAGATAATGTCGTttgttaaacaaaaacaaaaaaagtagttgaggttccatcataaaactaattgacaatatgaagAGTAACTTAATTACTTATATGCACATACAAAATCTTTTCCTTACCTAATATGAGATCTATACTCTCAACATTTCATTGTTaagcaaatatgtaaaaaaacaaaatggaaCAAATAATTCGATCACTTGACAAAATAGAACTCATTGAAGAGTGAAGACaatattatgtttgttaaaGATATGACTCACTGAAGACAATATTATATTTGTTAAAATGGAAATGGAGCTTCTGATTACACCCAACTTTTATCTCCTCACCCAACGAACTCTTTTTACTCTACAAGATTTTAAAAACTTAACATCTACTCTCCGTACTCACCGAATCTTCCAAAATTACCCCTTCCAAATCTTTCTCCATCTTACACGATATATCTTCTCATCCAACAACCTCCCCTTGAATATGGGGCTGCCGAACCCACTTTCCTCCATCAATATTCGGTTCTTCATCAAGCTATGCACACTCTTTTGAGAATTCAACTTAATTATAAGGAATATGAAACCAGCAACTCTTTGCAACTACTTGTGAATTATGTCTTTATTTTCGTTCATTTAAGTTGGTGGTTAGCCATCCAATTGTTCTTCCCCATCAATTTTTAgaagaaaccaaaccaaactagACTCGAGTGTTCATATATTCATTGGAGTTGAATATAACAATACGTAAAATTCCATTACTAAGAAGTAAGAAGCCAAATTGTATCAAGACTTTGTAACAGCAGCATGAAGGTCAGGAGTCGACTTGGAGGAGAAGATCGCGAGTGGGTTCAGCTAGCACTGGTTAACCAAACCCCCGATTCCATGTTCATGGTTATCGGCTAATCCTCAACTCTTATGTTCGGTGCTTAACTTCCGAACATTGAGCTTGTTGTCAAATTTTGTGTTTAGCATGTTCAAATCCATGATTCAATCTAGTTGtattttatttaagaaaatataaacaaacccaAGAGGATTTCAGAGAAAAGTGATAGCATAGGGCAGAACATTGCAGCTCAAACGTCACTTACATACTTCAatgatttagggttttggtCACGATACCACCTTACATCTCATTTAAATTAGCTAGTTTACAAGAGCCTTCAAAACCCCAGTTGTTCTAAGCTAATCTAAACCACCAAAGCAAACCTATCTCAGCCCTACACTTGTAATTTTGGACTGAGTCAACATATTTGGCCGTTACAAATTTAGAAAAAACTAAGCCATTACttttgtttaatacaaaaaattggaagctaGAAATCAATTTAGGCACCAACACTCTCCTGCAAATTGCTTTTAGTTTTGACACCAAGAAAATCCCTGAGGTATACAAAACTCTCTTTTAGCGTACCCTTAGTAAATATATCAACAGTTTGATCTTCATATTTGCAATAGAGTAATTCAATCACATTATCTGACGTACAAAGGATCTCTAATAAAGTGATGATTCCTCTtgacatgttttgtttttttagtgaATCAGAGGATATCTGGTTATAGCAATTACAAAGGTGTTGTTGAATTTTAGTGATATAGCATCTACTTTGAAAAGGTAGCTGGGTCGAGGAACCCAAACCCAATAGATAAATAATCTCAACTAAAATTCCAAACGAGGATTCAATTACGGTTTCAATCATACTACGTAACAGTGAAGAACAAAATGAAatagagaaaaaagaacaaaaaactcACGATATAATTTATGGGCACACAACCGATTAAAGAACCATTGAGAAATAAGTACTTTTACAAGTGTTAACCCTAAAAACTGccaagcctatgtggcgcgttggccgagtaactaataagctaactacgtcattcggttgtttgcaggtgtgccaactcgtcgaccgaggcgtaaaatttattgatgttgcgttgagtgcgctgctgacttctgaatctcgcgactgcggccgaggaatgAACACTCTTGGCCTTcgagttctagagcctgaagacaaggctgctagttctgcgaagttcaatatcaaattcggctttcaatgtgccgaatgtaataattTGTAACACCCCACTTCgccgaaaaggctaatgagataacCTTTACCAATAAAgattcaaaaatccttctcgaccgagactgggatagataaccagtcggccccgtcacaatgttgtttatccaaactgaaggtgcttcacggtcgactgattctacggcaacagtgctgtttatccaaactaaagatattcgccggttgccttcatagtgctgtttatccaaactaatgatgtgttggcgaaaaagaaaataaaaaatctcaagatgtttgagaggtttcgcgtagagcgagggtttgcgcagggcagtttgtgtgttaagttgGAGATCCCTCTTCCGTTGCCATTGCATCTGTATTTATAGGACTGATGTACTTGTTTGGCACGGCCTGATTCTCTAGTAGAGTCCTATTTCAAATTCCCATGTATCTGacgtgacttgatctttaaaggATTTGATCTTTGGTGACGTGGCTTTACCACTTGCTTTCCTCCAACCATCTTCACGGCACCAACCCAAGAAATATGCATTAAAAACCTAGCCTACCTCATCATCACAACACCAAAAAGACCTACGTTCCTAGGCTTGCTTTAAATgaatattaaattcattttatCTCATAATTTCATCCCATCCATGCATCATGACTTTTCACACCTCTTCTACCATGCATGCATCTCACCAAACCATCTTGATCGATTCCGAACTACGTGCATAACAACATTTATCACCCACTTTTAAATGgataataacaataaaatacTCTGATGCTCTAATCCACCACACGTTTCAATTCCAAGAACCCCAAATTAAATTGAACTATACTGCTCACTTTGAAGATATAATTTGCACCTCATCTTGTACAAGATAATATCAAGATAATTTACaagataatatcatgattaaaacCACAATATATCCTCTAATTATCTTAATAATTCTGCCATCCAACAGTTGAGAACTGTGTTTAtcaacggccttgattgcacgggccgatggtgtaaatttgggtccaaacaacaGGACTCAACAAGACAGACATCTACTACACTTGAAGTTTTCTCTTGTACTTCTAATCATGTAGCACACAGTCTTTCTTTTGCTCTCTTTTGGATGAACATGACGCACTCAGCAGATTCTCCTCATGACTAAAGAGATTGCACTCAACTTCGTCACATAGATGGACACAACTTCTTCACCCAAATGAATATGATGAATAATATGAAAGGTATGAAGTGTTTCACTAAGATCACTCTTCTAACCTAGCACTCAAGAACTTTGCTTTAAACCGTTTATGCTCAAATCTTATAACCAAGCAAAGATGAAAGATAGGCTTGATTTCCTATGACACGAATAGCCTAGAATAAAGGAAACTGGAATTATGTACTAGAATAAATCAAATTGGGTTTATTTCTTAAAACTAGGCAATTAAACTGATATTATAATCTTCAAGATATGCAATGATGTGATTCTCGTTTCCTATATGAATGCACATGATACTCCAATATATGCCTTGATGTGCACGTTTTCAGTAATTAAACCTAGAAACTACGACACGCCTAAAATATAGAACTAATATATTGCAGATGCATTAAACTTGTCTAGGAAATTAGCCAAATACAAAAGCTTGCGCTTTCACACTTGCATTCAATTAAGTCCTTAAGAACAAACCTCAGCCAAAGTGCTTGAGACTAGGCTCTCCAAGGAAGAACATAACTTCGAAAAAAGTCGTCTTTGACTTTGGGCTTAATCAAGGGTTGTAATTCCTTTAATTCTAATAGTGAAATTCGGTtaagataaaaaatattttttttaaacaaatgatattatctacactaagaagaGAGTGGGCTAAACCTAACAATGGGCTAgcataatgtggttcaaattctcttttgtcgataatcaaatctaaaacctctcacttacaagtgaagggggaaaccactagaccgtaatactaagtggcaataCTTTGGATTAGTTTGGTATTCCTCtgctttctaaaaaatgtgattcggctgtcctatgagaataaacagtgtCGCGTGTTtggtaaccttttttttttttgtttttttttttgtaaaagtgcttttaacaacaaaaaatagtgtttgagtgtttggtaaactgttATATAAATTGTTGTGAATGTGTTATATAACTAAAAAAGATATGGTATgtaatgtgatataataatagTCAAAGACAATAACGTAAGggcaaaaattgtaattttgtaaaatatgtggGGTTGTACTTGcctttgaaaattttattaaatgagCACTAATTACTGTACTtcgaaaaaaaaacactttctttagaagcatggtagactctgtttttgtttttctatgcttTTCTATTGTCATTTACAacagttttttaaaaaaatcactttttgtgtgtgtgtgtgtgtgtgttacaCCAAACACACTTAGCCCtagtttggggttgaggtgatttaaaaaaaaagctgggatgaaaaaaaaactggagTAAAATTTGTGATTGGTAACTCAGCTTATTTTCAAAGTCACTGTCATTTTAAGCTGAAAAGTGGCAAAAAGCTGAAGCAGCAAAATGCAGCTTCTCAaaaccagtttttttttttttcaaaaggcGAGTCACAActgttttatataaaagtttactaaacactatcatactgcttttttttccaaaagcacttttacaaaaaaaacttaccaaacactctgctgctttatttcacagccgcttattctcacagcacaacagaagcagctttttttcaaagcacaacaataccaaatcagccctTAATATTCTAGATTTTTTAAAAGCATTACAATCCCAAATCAGCCATTTGTTAGAATGTTTAGAATTTTCTCAATCAAATGGCTCAAATGTGTAGGGGGAATACTATTATGTAGTTGGCATTCAATGAC encodes the following:
- the LOC126614049 gene encoding alcohol acyl transferase 1 allele GSa gives rise to the protein MMPLAVLHVKRLQPELITPAKPTPQETKFLSDIDDQEFLRFQVPIIMCYKDNPSLNKNRNPVKVIREALSRALVYYYPLAGRLREGPNRKLVVDCNGEGILFIEASADVTLEQLGDKILPPCPLLEEFLFNFPGSDGIIGCPLVLVQVTCLTCGGFILALRLNHTMCDAAGLLLFLTAIAEMARGAHAPSILPVWERELLFARDPPRITCAHHEYEDVIGHSDGSYASSNQSNMVQRSFYFGAKEMRVLRKQIPPHLISTCSTFDLITACLWKCRTLALNINPKEAVRVSCIVNARGKHNNVCLPLGYYGNAFAFPAAISKAEPLCKNPLGYALELVKKAKATMNEEYLRSVADLLVLRGRPQYSSTGSYLIVSDNTRVGFGDVNFGWGQPVFAGPVKALDLISFYVQHKNNTEDGILVPMCLPSSAMERFQQELERITQEPKEDICNNLRSTRIMSMM